One genomic segment of Rhizorhabdus phycosphaerae includes these proteins:
- the rpsM gene encoding 30S ribosomal protein S13, giving the protein MARIAGVNIPTNKRVEIALTYIHGIGPAKAKEITAKLGIEPQRRVQDLSDQEVLQIREAIDASYTVEGDLRRQVAMNIKRLMDLACYRGLRHRKGLPVRGQRTHTNARTRKGKAKPIAGKKK; this is encoded by the coding sequence GGTGTCAATATCCCGACCAACAAGCGCGTCGAAATCGCGCTGACCTACATTCACGGCATTGGTCCGGCCAAAGCCAAGGAAATCACCGCCAAGCTCGGCATCGAGCCGCAGCGTCGCGTGCAGGACCTGAGCGATCAGGAAGTGCTGCAGATCCGTGAAGCGATCGACGCCAGCTACACCGTGGAAGGCGATCTTCGTCGCCAGGTGGCGATGAACATCAAGCGTCTGATGGACCTGGCCTGCTATCGCGGCCTCCGTCACCGCAAGGGTCTTCCGGTCCGCGGCCAGCGCACGCATACCAATGCGCGCACCCGCAAGGGCAAGGCCAAGCCGATCGCTGGCAAGAAGAAGTAA
- the rpsK gene encoding 30S ribosomal protein S11 translates to MAREPQRIRRRERKNITAGVAHVNASFNNTMITITDAQGNAIAWSSAGMMGFKGSRKSTPYAAQVAAEDAGKKAAEHGVRTLEVEVKGPGSGRESALRALQAVGFHITSIRDVTPIPHNGVRPSKRRRV, encoded by the coding sequence ATGGCACGTGAACCTCAGCGCATTCGCCGTCGCGAGCGCAAGAACATCACCGCCGGCGTCGCGCATGTGAACGCCAGCTTCAACAACACGATGATCACCATCACCGATGCACAGGGCAATGCGATTGCCTGGTCGTCGGCGGGCATGATGGGCTTCAAGGGCAGCCGCAAGTCGACCCCTTACGCCGCGCAGGTCGCAGCGGAAGACGCGGGCAAGAAGGCTGCCGAGCACGGCGTCCGTACGCTCGAGGTTGAGGTCAAGGGCCCGGGTTCGGGCCGTGAGTCGGCGCTCCGCGCTCTTCAGGCGGTGGGTTTCCACATCACGTCGATCCGCGACGTTACGCCGATCCCGCACAACGGCGTTCGTCCGTCGAAGCGCCGCCGCGTCTGA